The DNA sequence GCTGTGCTTCCGCTTCATGCGGCTCGGCCCCGACGTTCGCGATCACCACCGCGAAGTACGGCAGGAACACCGCGCCGATCAGCGGGATCGCACCCCACGGCCAGCCCACGATGAGCGCGACGATGAGGCAGACGATACGGACCCCCATGGCGACGGAGTACTTGATCATCCGCCGCTTGCGCTCCTCGTCCGGCGAGAGCGGGAGATTGGTGATGGACGGGCGTGGTGGCTGCTTCATGTGCGTTGACTCCAGACTACGTCCATAAACTGGTACCGGCCCGCTCCGGGCCGAAACGAACGAGAGGATCGTCTGCATGACCACGCCGCGCACTGTGCTCGTCACCGGAGGGAACCGGGGGATCGGCTACGCGATCGCCGAGGAGTTCCTCGCTCAGGGGCACCGCGTGGCGGTGACGGCCCGCTCGGGCGAAGGCCCGGCCGGCGCGCTCACGGTGCGCGCGGACGTCACCGACGCCGCCTCCGTCGACGCCGCTTTCACTCAGGTGGAGGCCGAGCTCGGCCCGGTCGAGGTCGTCGTGGCCAACGCGGGGATCACCAAGGACACCCT is a window from the Leifsonia shinshuensis genome containing:
- a CDS encoding DUF3099 domain-containing protein: MKQPPRPSITNLPLSPDEERKRRMIKYSVAMGVRIVCLIVALIVGWPWGAIPLIGAVFLPYFAVVIANVGAEPHEAEAQRPGNILPMAPPPGERRQDTGEKPEDAGRQEEDS